In one window of Saccharomyces paradoxus chromosome VII, complete sequence DNA:
- the CWH41 gene encoding mannosyl-oligosaccharide glucosidase (Processing alpha glucosidase I~similar to YGL027C) — protein sequence MLISKSKMLRAFWIVTSIVLLASATVDVGKLEEFEDYQKFTNESLLWAPYRSNCYFGMRPRYVRESPLIMGIMWFNSLSQDGLHSLRHFATPQDKLQKYGWEVYDPRIGGKEVFIDENNNLNLTVYFVKSKNGENWSVRVDGKPLDPKRPSTASVVLYFSQNGGEKDGKSSLAMIGRDGSNDMKFFGYSKELGEYHLTVKDNFGHYFNNPAYNTMEVAPGSDCSKTSHVSLQIPDKEVWKARDVFQSLVSDSIRDILEKEETKQRPADLIPSVLTIRNLYNFNPGNFHYVQKTFDLTKKDGFQFDITYNKLGTTQSISTKEQVTELITWSLNEINARFDKHFIFGEGPDSIENAEVKRRFALETLSNLLGGIGYFYGNQLVDRETEFDESQFAEIKLLNAKEEGPFELFTSVPSRGFFPRGFYWDEGFHLLQIMEYDFDLAFEILASWFEMIEDDSGWIAREIILGNEARSKVPEEFQVQNPNIANPPTLLLAFSEMLSRAIENIGDFNSDSYNQVIFNGRTTKFMTNNLEANSDLLTEYAKKIYPKLLKHYNWFRESQAGLIDEYAEILEDEGIWDKIHKDEVYKWVGRTFTHCLPSGMDDYPRAQPPDVAELNVDALAWVGVMTRSMKQIAHVLKLSEDEERYAQIEQNVVENLDLLHWSEKDNCYCDISIDPEDDEIREFVCHEGYVSLLPFALKLIPKNSPKLEKVVALMSDPEKIFSNYGLLSLSRQDQYFGKDENYWRGPIWMNINYLCLDAMRYYYPEVIFEVAGEASNAKKLYQSLKTNLSNNVYKVWKEQGYCYENYSPIDGHGTGAEHFTGWTALVVNILGRF from the coding sequence ATGcttatttcaaaatctaaGATGCTCAGAGCATTTTGGATAGTAACCAGCATAGTTCTCCTGGCATCTGCCACTGTTGATGTTGGAAAACtggaagaatttgaagattaCCAAAAGTTCACGAATGAATCTTTATTATGGGCACCGTATAGATCCAATTGTTACTTTGGTATGAGGCCTAGATATGTTCGTGAAAGTCCGCTGATTATGGGTATCATGTGGTTCAACAGTTTGAGCCAGGATGGTTTACATTCATTAAGACATTTTGCTACCCCTCAGGATAAATTACAAAAGTATGGTTGGGAAGTGTATGATCCAAGAATTGGCGGTAAAGAGGTCTTTATTGATGAGAACAATAACCTTAATTTGACAGTGTACTTTGTAAAAAGCAAGAACGGGGAAAATTGGTCAGTGAGAGTTGACGGCAAGCCTTTGGACCCCAAGAGACCATCTACGGCATCTGTCGTATTGTATTTCAGTCAAAATGGTGGAGAGAAAGATGGAAAATCTTCCCTAGCAATGATAGGTCGTGATGGTTCTAATGACATGAAATTCTTTGGATATTCTAAAGAATTGGGCGAGTACCATCTTACAGTAAAGGACAATTTTGGACACTATTTCAATAATCCGGCATATAACACTATGGAAGTGGCGCCAGGAAGCGACTGCTCCAAAACAAGTCATGTATCACTTCAAATCCCGGATAAAGAAGTTTGGAAGGCTCGCGATGTTTTCCAATCTTTAGTTAGCGATTCGATACGTGATATacttgaaaaggaagagacAAAACAGCGTCCAGCCGATTTGATACCAAGTGTTTTAACTATTAGAAACTTGTACAATTTTAATCCTGGAAATTTTCATTATGTACAAAAGACATTTGACTTGACCAAAAAAGACGGGTTCCAGTTTGATATCACCTATAATAAACTAGGCACAACTCAAAGTATTTCCACCAAGGAACAAGTTACTGAGTTGATTACTTGGTCACTGAATGAAATAAACGCGCGTTTTGACAAGcactttatttttggagAAGGACCcgattcaattgaaaatgcagaagtcaaaagaagatttgCTTTAGAGACGCTATCAAACCTGTTGGGAGGGATTGGCTATTTCTATGGAAATCAACTGGTTGATCGTGAAACAGAGTTTGATGAAAGTCAGTTTGCAGAGATTAAATTATTGAATGCAAAAGAGGAAGGCCCCTTTGAATTGTTTACCAGCGTTCCGAGCCGTGGCTTTTTCCCACGTGGATTCTATTGGGATGAAGgttttcatcttttacAGATTATGGAGTATGATTTTGACCTTGCCTTTGAAATCCTGGCAAGCTGGTTTGAAATGATCGAAGACGATAGTGGCTGGATTGCTAGAGAAATTATATTGGGTAATGAAGCAAGAAGTAAAGTTCCAGAGGAATTTCAGGTACAAAATCCCAATATTGCTAATCCTCCAACTTTGTTGCTGGCATTTAGTGAAATGCTTTCCAGGGCCATCGAAAATATCGGCGATTTCAACAGTGATAGCTACAACCAGGTAATATTTAATGGTAGAACAACCAAGTTTATGACGAACAATCTAGAGGCCAATTCTGATCTACTAACTGAATAtgccaagaaaatatacCCTAAGCTATTAAAGCACTATAATTGGTTCAGAGAATCTCAAGCAGGTCTGATTGACGAATATGCGGAAAtattggaagatgaaggaATATGGGATAAGATTCATAAGGATGAAGTTTACAAGTGGGTCGGACGTACCTTCACTCATTGTTTACCAAGCGGTATGGACGATTATCCTAGAGCACAACCACCTGACGTAGCAGAATTGAATGTAGACGCATTAGCTTGGGTGGGCGTCATGACAAGATCCATGAAGCAAATCGCTCACGTGTTGAAATTGTCAGAAGACGAGGAAAGATATGCACAAATCGAACAGAATGTCGTGGAAAATTTGGACTTGTTACACTGGAGTGAAAAAGACAATTGCTACTGTGATATCAGCATCGACCCCGAAGACGATGAAATTAGAGAATTTGTCTGTCATGAGGGTTACGTCTCTTTACTGCCCTTTGCATTGAAGCTCATCCCCAAAAACTCACCCAAGCTAGAGAAAGTAGTTGCATTGATGAGTGACCcagaaaaaatcttttctaACTATGGCCTACTATCATTATCAAGACAAGACCAGTATTTCGGCAAGGATGAAAACTATTGGAGAGGCCCAATTTGGATGAACATCAATTACTTGTGCCTTGATGCAATGAGATACTACTACCCTGAGGTGATTTTTGAAGTGGCTGGTGAGGCTAGCAATGCCAAGAAACTGTACCAAAGTTTAAAGACTAATCTGAGTAACAACGTTTACAAAGTTTGGAAAGAACAAGGGTATTGTTATGAAAATTACAGTCCGATAGATGGGCATGGTACTGGTGCTGAGCATTTCACAGGTTGGACAGCACTGGTAGTCAACATCCTTGGACGTTTCTGA
- the TRP5 gene encoding tryptophan synthase TRP5 (Tryptophan synthase~similar to YGL026C), giving the protein MSEQLRQTFANAKNENRNALVTFMTAGYPTVEDTVPILKGFQDGGVDIIELGMPFSDPIADGPTIQLSNTVALQNGVTLPQTLEMVSQARNEGVTVPIILMGYYNPILNYGEERFIQDAAKAGANGFIIVDLPPEEALKVRNYVNDNGLSLIPLVAPSTTDERLELLSHIADSFVYVVSRMGTTGVQSSVASDLDELISRVRKYTKDTPLAVGFGVSTRDHFQSVGSVADGVVIGSKIVTLCGDAAEGKRYDVAKEYVEGILNGAKHKVLSKDEFFAFQKESLKSANVKKEILDEFDENHKHPIRFGDFGGQYVPEALHACLRELEKGFDEAVADPTFWEDFKSLYSYIGRPSSLHKAERLTEHCQGAQIWLKREDLNHTGSHKINNALAQVLLAKRLGKKNVIAETGAGQHGVATATACAKFGLTCTVFMGAEDVRRQALNVFRMRILGAKVIAVTNGTKTLRDATSEAFRFWVTNLKTTYYVVGSAIGPHPYPTLVRTFQSVIGKETKEQFAAMNDGKLPDAVVACVGGGSNSTGMFSPFEHDTSVKLLGVEAGGDGVDTKFHSATLTAGRPGVFHGVKTYVLQDNDGQVHDTHSVSAGLDYPGVGPELAYWKSTGRAQFIAATDAQALLGFKLLSQLEGIIPALESSHAVYGACELAKKMKPDQHLVINISGRGDKDVQSVAEVLPKLGPKIGWDLRFEEDPSA; this is encoded by the coding sequence ATGTCAGAACAACTCAGACAAACATTTGCTAATGCTAAGAATGAAAACAGGAACGCCCTGGTCACATTTATGACGGCAGGTTACCCAACAGTCGAAGACACTGTTCCCATTCTCAAGGGTTTCCAAGACGGTGGTGTGGATATCATCGAATTGGGTATGCCCTTCTCTGATCCAATTGCTGATGGTCCTACAATTCAATTATCTAACACTGTTGCCTTACAAAATGGTGTTACCTTACCCCAAACTCTTGAAATGGTCTCCCAAGCTAGAAATGAAGGTGTTACTGTACCTATCATCCTAATGGGTTACTATAACCCTATTCTAAACTACGGCGAAGAGAGGTTTATCCAGGACGCTGCTAAGGCCGGTGCTAACGGTTTTATCATCGTCGATTTGCCACCGGAGGAGGCGTTAAAGGTCAGAAATTACGTCAATGATAACGGCCTAAGCTTGATTCCGCTAGTGGCGCCTTCTACCACTGATGAAAGATTGGAATTGCTATCGCATATTGCCGATTCGTTTGTCTACGTTGTATCCAGAATGGGTACTACTGGTGTTCAAAGTTCTGTGGCCAGTGATTTGGATGAACTCATCTCTAGAGTCAGAAAGTACACCAAGGATACACCCTTGGCCGTTGGGTTCGGTGTCTCTACAAGAGACCATTTCCAATCAGTTGGTAGTGTTGCGGACGGTGTAGTAATTGGTTCCAAAATCGTCACATTATGTGGAGATGCTGCAGAGGGCAAGAGATATGACGTTGCTAAAGAATATGTAGAGGGTATTCTAAATGGTGCCAAGCATAAGGTTCTGTCCAAGGACGAATTTTTCGCCTTTCAAAAGGAATCCTTGAAGTCCGCAAACGTCAAGAAGGAAATATtagatgaatttgatgagaaCCACAAGCACCCTATTAGATTTGGGGATTTTGGTGGCCAATATGTTCCAGAAGCTCTCCATGCATGTCTAAGAGAGTTGGAGAAAGGTTTTGATGAGGCCGTCGCTGATCCCACCTTCTGGGAAGACTTTAAATCTTTGTATTCCTATATCGGTCGTCCTTCTTCATTACATAAAGCTGAGAGATTGACCGAACATTGTCAAGGTGCTCAAATCTGGTTGAAGAGAGAAGATCTTAACCATACGGGGTCTCACAAGATCAATAATGCCTTAGCACAAGTTCTTTTAGCTAAGAGATTAGGAAAGAAGAACGTTATTGCCGAAACCGGTGCTGGTCAACACGGTGTTGCCACTGCCACTGCATGTGCTAAGTTTGGCTTAACATGTACTGTGTTCATGGGTGCAGAAGATGTTCGTCGCCAAGCTTTGAACGTCTTCAGAATGAGAATTCTTGGTGCCAAGGTTATTGCTGTTACTAATGGTACAAAGACTCTAAGAGACGCTACTTCAGAAGCATTCAGATTTTGGGTTACTAACTTGAAGACCACTTACTATGTTGTCGGTTCCGCCATTGGTCCTCACCCATATCCAACCTTGGTCAGAACTTTCCAAAGTGTCATTGGTAAGGAAACTAAGGAACAATTTGCCGCCATGAACGATGGTAAATTACCTGACGCTGTTGTTGCATGCGTTGGGGGTGGTTCCAACTCTACAGGTATGTTTTCGCCATTTGAGCATGATACTTCCGTTAAGCTATTGGGTGTGGAAGCCGGTGGTGATGGTGTAGATACAAAGTTTCACTCTGCTACTTTAACTGCTGGTAGACCTGGTGTCTTCCATGGTGTCAAGACTTATGTCTTGCAAGACAATGATGGTCAAGTCCATGATACTCATTCTGTTTCTGCTGGGTTAGATTACCCAGGTGTTGGTCCAGAATTGGCATATTGGAAATCCACTGGGCGTGCTCAATTCATTGCAGCTACTGACGCCCAAGCTCTGCTCGGTTTCAAATTACTGTCTCAATTAGAAGGTATTATTCCTGCTTTAGAATCCTCTCATGCTGTTTACGGTGCTTGTGAATTGGccaagaagatgaagcCTGATCAACATTTGGTCATCAATATTTCTGGTAGAGGTGATAAAGATGTCCAAAGTGTCGCTGAAGTCTTGCCGAAATTAGGCCCAAAGATTGGTTGGGATTTGAGATTCGAAGAAGACCCATCTGCTTAA
- the PGD1 gene encoding Pgd1p (Subunit of the RNA polymerase II mediator complex~similar to YGL025C): MDSIIPAGVKLEDLEATLAKNENGTRDSVCKQINEARDEILPLRLQFNEFIQIMASIDQDGPKQGDRMAKYLHIRDKILQLNERFQTLSSHLETLQPLFSTVPEYLKTADNKDRSFQLLEPLSTYNKNGTAACSAAVVVNTNHSTAASTPSTTTTPHPHPNSHAHSLSNPNTTATMQHNPLAGKRGPKSSSGIGTPNVPNSTAAAAIAAPKKPRKPRQTKKAKAQAQAQAQAQAQAQVYAQQSTVQTPITASMTAALPNPTPNMINSVSPTNVMGTPLTNMMSPMGNAYSMGAQNQGGQAAMSQFNGNGNGSNPNPSTNSNNTPLQSQLNLNNLTPANILNMSMNNDFQQQQQHQQQQQPQQQYNMNMGMNNVNTGGKELDSLDLNNLELGGLNMDFL, translated from the coding sequence ATGGACTCGATTATACCGGCAGGCGTCAAGCTAGAGGATTTAGAAGCGACATTGGCCAAGAATGAGAATGGAACTAGAGACAGCGTGTGTAAACAAATCAACGAGGCACGCGATGAAATTCTGCCGTTGCGATTGCaatttaatgaatttaTACAGATAATGGCAAGCATAGACCAAGATGGACCCAAACAGGGCGACCGCATGGCCAAATACCTACATATCAGGGACAAGATTTTACAACTGAACGAAAGGTTCCAGACCTTGTCTTCGCATTTGGAAACACTGCAACCTTTATTCAGCACTGTACCAGAATACTTGAAAACTGCAGATAACAAGGACAGAAGTTTCCAGCTTTTGGAACCGTTGAGCACCTATAACAAAAATGGCACAGCTGCTTGCTCGGCTGCAGTTGTTGTGAACACGAACCATTCTACAGCGGCTTCGACTCCCAGCACAACCACTACCCCTCATCCACACCCCAACTCGCATGCCCACTCCCTTTCAAATCCAAATACCACAGCTACGATGCAACATAATCCCCTGGCCGGCAAAAGAGGCCCTAAGAGCAGTAGCGGTATTGGAACTCCAAACGTACCTAATAGCACCGCAGCTGCAGCAATTGCAGCACCCAAGAAACCAAGAAAACCAAGACAAACCAAGAAGGCAAAGGCTCAGGCTCAAGCTCAAGCTCAGGCCCAGGCCCAGGCTCAGGTCTACGCACAGCAATCGACTGTTCAGACACCAATAACGGCTTCTATGACGGCCGCACTACCCAACCCAACTCCCAACATGATCAACAGCGTTTCACCCACAAATGTCATGGGCACGCCGCTGACCAACATGATGTCACCCATGGGAAACGCATATTCAATGGGGGCCCAGAACCAAGGGGGCCAGGCAGCTATGTCACAATTCAATGGCAATGGCAACGGATCCAACCCAAATCCAAGTACCAACTCCAATAACACCCCGCTACAGTCACAATTAAACCTAAACAATCTAACCCCCGCAAATATCCTAAACATGAGTATGAATAACGATTtccagcaacaacaacaacatcaacaacagcaacagccTCAACAACAGTACAATATGAATATGGGCATGAACAACGTGAATACCGGCGGGAAAGAACTAGATTCTCTGGACCTGAACAATCTGGAATTAGGTGGTCTGAACATGGATTTCTTGTGA
- the PIB2 gene encoding Pib2p (similar to YGL023C) — MAALHSVSKTPAIKEEEEDGDERDGGGVSLGPRNHDYRDRNGDEESGADTVTSPITFEKQKIAPRTSTHSEQSILSSISLKSMVNQHRQQQLQQESSTGTGTGFVDRKQQIQSPAMVSILRKNSAEENIRSSHSSKLGEEMADGRKASSSKEIGKTLPFTDDQRSNPELDPSSSMPDVSRGKNTKSKAVFNELENDSDEDDEVRQKNLTTQALRKLSSFKMNASSNLRLSKENKAKESSSSSTSSASSSSVSKAENIVDKLTTTNSSSMSQLRFGKTNVIVDSMNHAAKPPNQQMLRKPSLDFLPQPASSTNLNFNSNKHKSNVRQINNPKKPLYIPAVLRKVSETNITNDDLLNATLSSYYKKASNLEHNFIPNRSQSASVQNANNLRIISSQSSVQSNTSSILESYKNKISSYLFPNSIPNSDRINLIPTISNRNSTRVNPPTKDHWIPDSKRNSCRYCHKPFTLWERKHHCRHCGDIFCQDHLRHWLYLDSQANFIMINELNNGGINGGGTLCKICDDCLVEYENLSTTNHNPNTNEDDRNIEEGEEDDNDNKKNLRNYYKNRQMNTLFRTRKGGSSQEHATVDRDSSTPIQVKSNDDETENDNTGGEQEEGNDVLGSVIGSVPANWNWSSF; from the coding sequence ATGGCTGCGTTGCATAGTGTATCCAAAACACCAGCGATCaaggaggaggaggaggacGGTGACGAGCGAGACGGCGGAGGGGTTTCCCTGGGACCCAGGAACCATGACTACCGTGACAGGAATGGCGATGAAGAGAGCGGTGCTGATACAGTGACGTCCCCTATCACGTTTGAAAAGCAGAAGATAGCGCCCAGAACGTCAACGCATTCAGAACAGAGCATATTGAGCAGTATCTCGCTGAAATCGATGGTAAATCAACATCGGCAGCAGCAGTTGCAGCAGGAGAGCTCAACAGGGACTGGTACCGGGTTCGTTGACAGAAAGCAGCAGATCCAATCGCCAGCGATGGTATCCATATTGAGGAAAAACTCTGCTGAGGAGAATATTCGCAGCAGCCACAGTAGCAAGCTCGGTGAAGAGATGGCAGATGGCAGGAAGGCTTCTAGTAGCAAGGAGATCGGGAAGACGCTGCCATTTACAGATGACCAAAGATCGAACCCTGAACTAGACCCTAGCAGTAGCATGCCGGATGTTAGCAGGGGCAAGAATACGAAGAGCAAAGCTGTGTTCAATGAGTTAGAAAACGATTCCGATGAGGACGACGAAGTTCGACAGAAGAACCTAACCACGCAGGCTTTACGGAAACTGTCGTCGTTCAAGATGAATGCTAGTTCTAATTTGCGGTTGAGCAAGGAAAACAAGGCGAAAGAGTCTTCATCCTCGTCCACGTCTTCCGCGTCTTCGTCGTCGGTGTCCAAAGCGGAAAACATCGTGGACAAGCTGACCACGACGAACTCTAGCTCAATGTCCCAGCTACGGTTTGGCAAGACCAACGTTATCGTTGATTCAATGAATCATGCGGCCAAACCACCGAACCAGCAGATGCTAAGGAAACCCTCGCTGGACTTTTTGCCACAACCTGCTTCGAGCACTAACCTGAATTTCAACTCCAATAAACATAAATCAAATGTAAGACAGATCAATAACCCCAAAAAACCGCTGTACATCCCTGCCGTACTGAGGAAAGTTTCAGAGACGAATATAACCAATGACGATCTGTTGAATGCAACATTGTCGTCTTACTACAAGAAGGCGTCTAACTTGGAACATAACTTCATTCCAAATAGATCGCAATCTGCCAGCGTTCAGAACGCAAACAATCTAAGAATCATATCCTCTCAATCCAGCGTACAATCAAACACATCGTCAATCTTGGAAAGctacaaaaacaaaatatccTCGTATTTGTTCCCGAATTCTATTCCGAACAGCGACCGAATCAACTTAATACCAACCATCTCAAACAGAAATTCTACCAGAGTGAACCCGCCCACTAAGGACCACTGGATCCCAGATAGCAAGAGAAATTCATGCCGCTACTGCCATAAGCCTTTCACTCTATGGGAGAGGAAACATCATTGCAGACACTGTGGGGACATCTTTTGCCAAGACCATCTGCGCCATTGGCTGTACCTGGATTCTCAAGCCAATTTTATAATGATCAATGAACTAAACAACGGTGGCATAAATGGCGGCGGCACTTTGTGTAAAATATGCGATGACTGCCTGGTCGAGTACGAGAATCTTTCAACTACGAACCATAATCCGAACACGAATGAGGATGACAGAAACATTGAAGAGGGTGAGGAAGATGATAATGACaacaagaagaatttgCGTAATTACTACAAAAATAGGCAGATGAACACTCTTTTCAGAACAAGGAAGGGTGGTTCATCCCAAGAGCACGCTACGGTCGATCGGGACTCGTCAACGCCCATTCAGGTGAAATCGAATGATGACGAAACAGAAAACGATAATACTGGGggagaacaagaagaaggtaaCGATGTTCTGGGCAGTGTAATCGGCTCCGTGCCTGCAAACTGGAACTGGAGTAGTTTCTGA
- the STT3 gene encoding dolichyl-diphosphooligosaccharide--protein glycosyltransferase subunit STT3 (Subunit of the oligosaccharyltransferase complex of the ER lumen~similar to YGL022W), whose protein sequence is MEERQQKDSPTQHSIASAIAVTAAKSTLPSAIITAAMGSDRSCVLSVFQTILKLVIFVAIFGAAISSRLFAVIKFESIIHEFDPWFNYRATKYLVNNSFYKFLNWFDDRTWYPLGRVTGGTLYPGLMTTSAFIWHALRNWLGLPIDIRNVCVLFAPLFSGVTAWATYEFTKEIKDASAGLLAAGFIAIVPGYISRSVAGSYDNEAIAITLLMVTFMFWIKAQKTGSIMHATCAALFYFYMVSAWGGYVFITNLIPLHVFLLILMGRYSSKLYSAYTTWYAIGTVASMQIPFVGFLPIRSNDHMAALGVFGLIQIVAFGDFIKGQVSTAKFKVIMMVSLFLILVLGVVGLSALTYMGLIAPWTGRFYSLWDTNYAKIHIPIIASVSEHQPVSWPAFFFDTHFLIWLFPAGVFLLFLDLKDEHVFVIAYSVLCSYFAGVMVRLMLTLTPVICVSAAVALSKIFDVYLDFKTSDRKYAIKPTALLAKLIVSGSFIFYLYLFVFHSTWVTRTAYSSPSVVLPSQTPDGKLALIDDFREAYYWLRMNSDEDSKVAAWWDYGYQIGGMADRTTLVDNNTWNNTHIAIVGKAMASPEEKSYEILKEHDVDYVLVIFGGLIGFGGDDINKFLWMIRISEGIWPEEIKERDFYTPEGEYRVDARASETMRNSLLYKMSYKDFPQLFNGGQATDRVRQQVITPLDVPPLDYFDEVFTSENWMVRIYQLKKDDAQGRTLKDVGNLARSSTKTRRSIKKPELGLRV, encoded by the coding sequence ATGGAAGAGAGGCAACAAAAGGACAGTCCAACTCAGCATAGCATAGCATCCGCAATCGCAGTCACAGCCGCAAAGTCTACACTACCATCCGCCATTATTACAGCTGCCATGGGATCCGACCGGTCGTGTGTTTTGTCTGTGTTTCAGACCATCCTCAAGCTCGTCATCTTCGTGGCGATCTTTGGGGCTGCCATCTCATCACGTTTGTTTGCAGTCATCAAATTTGAGTCTATTATCCACGAATTCGACCCCTGGTTTAATTATAGGGCTACCAAATACCTTGTCAATAACTCATTTTACAAGTTTTTAAACTGGTTTGACGACCGTACCTGGTACCCCCTCGGAAGGGTTACTGGGGGTACTTTATATCCTGGGCTGATGACCACTAGTGCGTTTATCTGGCACGCTCTACGCAATTGGTTAGGCTTGCCCATTGACATCCGGAACGTTTGTGTCCTGTTTGCGCCGCTGTTTTCCGGGGTCACTGCCTGGGCCACCTATGAGTTTACCAAGGAGATTAAAGATGCCAGCGCTGGGCTTTTGGCTGCAGGTTTCATAGCGATTGTCCCCGGTTATATATCTAGATCTGTGGCTGGGTCCTATGATAACGAAGCCATTGCCATTACGTTGTTAATGGTCACGTTCATGTTCTGGATTAAGGCCCAAAAGACAGGTTCTATCATGCACGCGACGTGTGCAGCTCTGTTCTACTTTTACATGGTGTCAGCCTGGGGTGGTTACGTGTTCATCACCAACTTGATCCCACTCCATGTCTTTTTGCTGATTTTGATGGGCAGATATTCATCCAAACTGTATTCTGCCTATACCACTTGGTATGCCATTGGAACTGTTGCGTCCATGCAGATTCCATTTGTCGGTTTCCTACCTATTAGGTCTAATGACCATATGGCGGCATTGGGTGTTTTCGGCTTGATCCAGATTGTTGCCTTCGGTGACTTCATTAAGGGTCAAGTCAGCACAGCTAAGTTTAAAGTCATCATGATGGTTTCTctgtttttgattttggtCCTTGGTGTGGTTGGACTTTCCGCCTTGACCTATATGGGTTTGATTGCCCCTTGGACTGGTAGATTCTATTCGTTATGGGATACCAACTACGCAAAAATTCACATTCCCATCATCGCCTCTGTTTCCGAACATCAACCGGTTTCGTGGCCcgctttcttctttgatacCCACTTTTTGATTTGGCTGTTCCCCGCAGGCGTATTCTTGCTGTTCCTCGACTTGAAAGACGAGCACGTGTTTGTCATCGCTTACTCCGTTCTATGTTCGTACTTTGCCGGTGTTATGGTTAGATTGATGCTGACTTTGACTCCAGTCATCTGTGTGTCCGCTGCCGTCGCATTGTCCAAGATATTTGATGTCTACTTGGATTTCAAGACAAGCGACCGCAAATACGCCATCAAACCTACTGCACTATTGGCCAAATTGATTGTTTCCGGATCattcatcttttatttgtaTCTTTTCGTCTTCCATTCCACTTGGGTAACAAGGACTGCATACTCTTCTCCTTCTGTTGTTTTGCCATCACAAACCCCAGACGGTAAATTGGCGTTGATCGACGATTTCAGGGAAGCATACTATTGGTTAAGAATGAACTCTGATGAAGACAGTAAGGTTGCAGCATGGTGGGACTACGGTTACCAAATTGGTGGTATGGCCGACAGAACTACTTTAGTCGACAACAACACATGGAACAATACTCATATTGCCATCGTTGGTAAGGCCATGGCCTCCCCTGAAGAGAAATCTTACgaaattttaaaggaaCATGACGTCGATTACGTCTTGGTCATCTTTGGTGGTCTAATTGGGTTTGGCGGTGATGACATTAACAAATTCTTGTGGATGATCAGAATTAGCGAAGGGATTTGGCCTGAAGAGATAAAAGAGCGCGATTTCTATACCCCAGAGGGAGAATATAGAGTGGATGCAAGGGCCTCCGAGACCATGAGAAACTCGCTACTTTACAAGATGTCCTACAAAGATTTCCCACAATTATTCAATGGTGGTCAAGCTACTGACAGAGTACGTCAACAAGTTATTACTCCACTAGATGTCCCACCATTAGACTACTTCGACGAAGTGTTCACATCTGAAAACTGGATGGTTAGAATATaccaattgaagaaggatgATGCCCAAGGTAGAACTTTGAAGGACGTTGGTAACTTAGCCAGATCCTCCACTAAAACAAGAAGGTCCATAAAGAAGCCTGAATTAGGCTTGAGAGTGTAA